AGTTGGTAAAGATGGACAAAGTATCGCCACTCCGGTTAGCCCCGAAGGTGTTGAACAGGTCGGCATTGCCGATGACATCTGTCCAGGCCGCGCCAGTGGCGCTGTTGCCCCGCCAGGGCTGCACCAGGGTGTTGTCGTCGATGTCATAGGCCAATGCGCCGCCGACACAAAGCCCCAAGACCAGTACCAACGCACATGCGAAGGAAACTATCGTTTTCATAAAACCTCCTGCGATTATCCAGAAATCAGATCTGGCCACCTCCTTCCCTGGAGCTTGTGGGGAGTGGGAGGTGCTACCTCTGCTGTCCATCGACTTGGTAGACCTGGCTTACCCACAATATGTTTTGCTTCCAAGACTATCTATTATGCATCACCTCCTCGCCCCCTTGAGGTCGTCAGCCGGAGCCATTTGCCCTTATTTTTTCCGGCAAGATGACACGGCGGGTAGGATTCCAAAGGGTCACAGTAACTTTCCCGGTAAACCTGAGGCCCCCGGCGAAATAGGGACGGAGACCTCACGTTTTGTCCAGGTCGTGCAGATTATTCAACAGCTTTCTGCCGGGGGATAAGACCCAGGCCCAAAAGGCCGGTGCCCAGCAACAGCATGGAAGGGGGCACTGGCACAGGATTGTTTTGCAGGTCGCCGCTCCCAACAATAACGGAACAGAATGCATTGGGAGGGATTACGGAGTTCGTAATGAATGACAGGTTCATCAAGCCTTCAAAAACCTGGCTTTCGGGAAAGCCGTAATACTCGACCAACTCTTCATTTTTGGTGTCAGTGATGTCCCCGAAGCCAAGCTTAAAGTATGTAGAACCTTGGAAAACCGCGGCAGAATCAAAACTGCCGGTTACCAGAACCGTAGTTATGTCGTTGATGCCAAGGGTGGGAATGGCGCCAGTGATCGTGAACGTGCCACCGGGGCCGAAGTCCCATTCATTGGAGCTGGAACCGGTAAGAGCGCCGGTGGTAAAGTTCAGTTCACCACTAAGGATGACCAGTTCATCCAAACTGTTCGACGTGGTGTCCACCCCGATGACACTCTTGACGGTAATGTTGGAACCGATGAGTGGGGTCGCTCCGCCCGCATAGGAAATGCTCGCGCCAGAGTGTGGCGGTCCGATAAAGAAATCAATATAATTCGCCTGGGCTGACATGGCGAAAGCGCCACACAGCACTAAGGCGAAAGCCAGGACAGTTAATATTTTTCGAGGTCTCAGCTTAAACAATTTTGCCATAATGGCCTTCCTCCTGAGTTAATCAATTTCGCTCTCCCGAAGCTGAAATTGAGGCTTTCCCCGGAGAATTTCCTTTAAATCAAGAAAACCCTCCCGCTCCCATGGGCCATATCGACCTTATCGACCACCCCCTTTGAAAAAGACGGGTTACCATCAGGGGAACCCCTGCTGTCTAATTTACATTTTAATTCGCTATGTTACGCCAATGCATCCCGCTCGTTTAGGTCCTGTCGCACAAGCGGCTGAACGTTTGGGCCACTTCTGGCGTTACCGGTCAAAATGCATTTATTGTGCCCCTTGCCCCAGGTATCGATTTAAAGGCGAGCAGACATTCTTCCCGAGACGATTTGAGAAGGCTTTAATGATGATCATTAATTATAAAATTTATTTATTAATAATATAAAATAATAAAAAATGTCTAAACCGATGAACAGCATGTCAGGGCAGGTGAACATGGTGCTTCGGAATCAGCGCGGTCCCCTGGTTTTTCTGCTCCACGACCGATTTATTGAGATTCATTCCCCAGACTGACAGCTAATCTGGACCATAGGCCCCTTTGACTTGAGTATCTCTTTGCCTTACCGAGCTTTTCCCGGTAAAATAGGGTCGGCTTAGCCTCGATGCGAAATTTCGCAAGATTGCCCAGCCGACGTGGAGGATTCATGAAGCTAACCCGGCGATTTATCCCGATCATCCTGGCCGCGGTGGCGGTGGTGGGTGTCCTGGTCTACTGGCTGGTATGGTGGGAGTCCCGGCCCCCCAAAAACATTTTGCCCTTGGAAGGGCATATGGAGGCCACCGAAACTGACCTGGCCTTTAAGGTGGCTGGCATCATTCAGTACATCTTTTTCCAGGAGGGTGAATGGGTCTCTATGAGCCAGGTGGTGGCCGGCCTGGAGGCCAAGGACCTGAAAGACGAGGTGGACCGGGCCCGGGCCACCCTGGCCGCCTCCAAGGCCAATCTCACCAAGTTTGAGACCGGCTATCGGCCTCAGGAGATCAAGGAAGCCGAGGCTCAGGTGGGCAAGACCAAGGCCGACCTGGTGAACAAGAAGTTGGATTACCAGCGCTACGAAAGCCTCTATCAAAGAAAAGTCGTCCCCGCCCTCACCCGGGACAAGTTCGAGGCCGATTATCTCATGGCCAAAGAATCTCATAAGAGCGCCCAGGAACAATTCAATATGCTCAAAGAAGGCTTCCGGGTGGAAGATATCGACCAGGCCCGGGGCCAGTTCAAAGAGGTCCAGGCCGGTCTGGAGTTGGCCCTTACCCGCTTGGGCTACGGCACCATCGCTTCCCCGGTAAACGGCGTGGTCCTGGTGCGGCCCATGGAACCCGGTATGACCGCCGCGGTGGGCGCGCCGGTCCTTACCCTGGGGGATATGGACAATATCTATTTCCAGGGCTACATCCCGGAAACCGACCTGGCCAAGGTCAAGTTCGGCATGCAGGCCTACGTTACCACCGACTCTTATCCCGGCAAGAAATACCCGGCCTGGGTCTCTTTCATCAGTGCCAAGGCGGAATTTACTCCCAAGACGGTGGAGACCCATAAAGAGCGGGTCACCCTGGTCTACCGCTGTAAGATCCGGGCGCAAAACCTCAACTACGATTTGAAGCCGGGAATGCCGGCGGAAGCGGTCATTCTCCTTGACAGCCAACCAGACCAGCAGCCTAAGCCCTGACCCTGCCATTCGCATCCAGGGGCTGACCAAACGGTTCGGGACGCTGACCGCGGTGGATCATCTGGACCTGGAGGTGGCTTCCGGAGAGGCCTTTGCCCTGGTGGGGCCGGATGCGGCGGGCAAGACCACCACCATGCGCATGCTGGTGGGCATCATGGACCCGGACGACGGTCAGGCCCAGGTCCTGGGTTTCGATACGGTCAAAGACTCGGAGGCCCTCAAAGAGCAGATCGGTTACATGCCCCAGCGCTTCGGCCTCTACGACGACCTGACCGTGACCGAAAACTTGGTCTTCTATGCCGACATTTACCGGGTCTCCCGGAAGGAACGGGATCAGCGAATGCCCCAACTCCTGGGCTTTTCCAACCTGACCCCCTTCCAGGACCGGCTGGCCAGCAATCTTTCCGGCGGGATGCGCCAGAAGTTGGGCCTGGCCTGCGCCCTGATCCACACCCCCCGGCTGCTCTTCCTGGATGAACCCACCTTTGGGGTGGACCCCATCTCCCGGCGGGAATTCTGGGAAATTCTCTATCGGCTCCTGGGCACCGGCCTTACCATCTTTTTATCCACCGCCTACATGGATGAGGCCGAACGGGCCCACCGCGTGGGCCTGATGCACAACGGCCGCCTGCTGATGGTGGATTCTCCCAAGACCATCAAGAGTTCCTTCCAGGGCCAACTCCTTCAGGCCCGGGCCTCCAACCTGTGGACGGCCAGGAAGGTGCTCGGCGATCACCCCCTGGCGCGCCAAACCCTGGCCATGGGCGACCGCCTGATGATCACGGTGGACGACGCTGCCGCAGCCGCGGGCCCCTTACAAAAAGTCCTGGAGGAGGCCGGCCTCACCGATATATCCATGGAGCGGGCCGCGCCCAACCTGGAGGACCTCTTTGTCCAGGTGGTCCGCCGGGATGAAAAAACCGAGGGCGAAAAGGGGAAAAGGCGAAAAGGCGAAAAAGGGCGGGATTAAAAGTTTTCTGTATGGTGCGCACAGCGCAACATGGGATTGCTGTCTTTAACGAAAAACCAAAAACCAAAAACGGTATTAAAACGATGCCGGACCAGGAAAAGGCCATTGTCGTAAAAAATCTCTCCCGCCATTTCGGGACCTTCAAGGCCGTGGACAACGTGAGCTTTGAGGTCAACCGGGGGGAGATCTTCGGCTTCCTGGGGCCCAACGGCGCCGGCAAATCCACCACCATCCGCATGCTCAACGGGCTGCTCCTGCCCACCAGCGGCGAGGGCCGGGTGGGGGGCTTTGACATCATCAGGGAAAACGCCCACATCAAAGAGAATATCGGCTATATGTCCCAGCGCTTTTCCCTCTATGATGACCTGACCGCCCAGGAGAACCTCACCTTTTTCGGGGGCGTCTACGGCCTGGACCCGGACCGGCTTGAGGCGCGCATCACCGAAGTGCTGAACCTGGTGGGGCTGGAGGACCGCCGGCACACCCTGACCCGCATCCTGCCCCTGGGTCTGAAGCAGCGCCTGGCTTTGGCTTCGGCCATCATCCACGAGCCCTCCATCCTGTTTCTGGATGAAGCAACCAGCGGGGTGGACCCCATTTCCCGACGCAATTTTTGGGACCTGATCTACGCCATGGCCCAGGAAGGCCGGACCATCCTGGTCACCACCCACTACATGGAGGAAGCCGAGTTCTGCGACCGGCTGGTTTTGATCTACCAGGGGCGCATCATCGCCCAGGGTACGCCCGGCGAACTCAAAGGCAAGGTGACGGAAACGATCTTGGCGATTTCTCCCGACAACCTGGACAACGCCCTGGCTTTGATCAAAAAACTCCCCCAAGTGTCCGAGGTCGCAGTCTTCGGGGACGGCCTTCACATCGCCACCCCCCGGCCCGACGAAACCGAACCGGCCATCGCCCAAACCCTGACCGCCAACCACATTGCCTTTGGCCGCATCGAACGGGTGCCCCCGAGCCTGGAAGACGCCTTCATTTCCCTGGTACAACAGGCCGAGGGGTAAGGAAGCTGTCAGCCAAGAAAAATCATGAATGCTAAAAACAGAAAACAGAAAACAGAAAACTAAAGCTGAAAGCTGACCGCTGAAAGCTGAAAGCTATCCCCCATGGACCTAAAACGCACCTGGGCCATATCCCGCAAAGAGTTGATTCACATCCGGCGGGACCCCATCAGCCTCCTGCAGGTCATCCTGCTGCCCATCGTCCTGCTTTTGCTCTACGGCTACGCCCTCACCTTCGACATCAAGAACGTCACCGTGGCGGTCTATGACCAGGAGAAAAGCCAGTTCAGCGAAGACTTTATCAACCAGTTCCGGGGCGCCGACTATTTCCGCTTGGTGAAATTCACTCAAGATTACGATGAGTTGAAGCGTATGATCATGGATCATCGAGTCCAGGTGGGCATCCTGCTGCCCTTCGATTTTTCCCGGCAGTTTCAAACGGGGCAGACCGCCTCCTGCCAGGCCCTGGTAGACGGCACCGATTCCAACACCGCCAACATCATCCTGGGGTACATCCAGGCGGTGACTTCCGCTTATAATCAAAAGCTCCTGGCCCAGCGAATCATGGCTAAAGGGCCAGGCCGCGGCGAGATGCCGGTGGATTCCCAGACCCGCTTCTGGTTCAACGAGGATCTGGAGTCCCGCAACTATATCGTCCCGGGGCTCATTGCCGTGATCATGACGGTGGTGGGAGCCCTGCTCACCGCCCTGACCGTAGTAAGGGAGTTGGAGCGGGGCAGTATGGAGGGCCTCATGGCCACCCCCCTCAAACGCACGGAACTGCTGTTGGGGAAGTTGGGGCCCTATTTCCTCATCGGCATGTTTGACATGGCGATGGTTATGGGGATGGGCCAGTTTCTCTTTCAGGTGCCCCTCAGGGGCAGCCCCCTGCTTATGATCGGCATGTCGGCCCTCTTCCTCATCGCCACCCTGGGACAGGGCCTGCTCATCTCGGTGACCTCCGAAAACCAGTTGCAGGCCTTTCAATCGGCCATGCTCACTACCTTTCTACCGGCCTTTTTGTTGTCCGGGTTCGTATTTTCCATCTATCTGATGCCCGTCCCCTTCCAGATCGTCTCGTATATCGTCCCGGCCCGGTACCTGGTGACCATTTCCAAGGGCATCTATCTCAAGGGCCTGGGCATGGAGTATTTGTGGCCCAGCGCCCTGATGCTGGCCGGGGCCGCCACCTTTTTTGTGGTCTTGTCCATCAAGAAGTTCGTCAAAAAGATCAGATGAACAACGCCCTGAAATCAGCCTAAGAGGGGAAAACGATGGAAAACCCGCTGACTCTGTTTATCGGTACTTTTACCACGATGTTGGCAGTCGTCAATCCCCTGGAATCCCTCCCCATTTATCTGAAACTCCTGTCAGGGCAGGATGAACAGGCTCACCTCCGGGTCGCCCGCCTTTCCTGTCTTTATGCCACGTTATTAATTTTTTTCTTTCTGGTGTTCGGTACCGTCATGCTGCAGATCTTTTCAGTATCGCTCAGCATGGTTCGCATCGTCGGCGGCATCATTCTGATGCGCATCGGGTTTTCTCTGTTTTTACCCTCCCCTTCGGGCGGGGTGCTTCATACAGGAGGGAGCGGTGCCAATGGGCAAGAATTGGACATCGCCTTCGTGCCGTTGGCCATGCCGCTGATGTTCGGTCCGGGAGTCCTGGCCACCGTACTGGGCATGTGTTCGCTGGTGCGCCATCCCATCACCGAGTTCACCTCACTGCTCGCCATATCCTTCGCCTGTCTGGCTGCGATGTTCGTCATTTACCTGACCCTGGCCTATGCCAGGTATCTTATGCGTCGCCTCGGCGCCAAGGGGATAGACGCCGCCACCCGTATCGTCGGCTTTTTCGTTTCCGCCATGGGCATGGGGCTGGTCTTCCATGGCATAATCGAGGCCTTGCAAAATTATCATGTTATCCCCGTGGGATGACGGCCGGCAAGACCGTGCTGTCGTCAGGTTGTTTTATCGGCATACTGAAGACTGAACGCTGAGAGCTAATCGCTATGTTTCGCCGCATCCGCCATATCATCATCAAAGAATTCATCCAGGTCCTGCGGGACAAAAAGCTCCGCTTTTTTCTCATCGTGCCGCCTTTGGTGCAGCTCCTCACTTACGGCTACGTGGTCAACTTCGACATCAAAAAAGTGGCCGTGGCCGTCTTCGATGAAAGCCGTACCATGGAATCCCGGCAGCTCATCGACCGCTTCACTTCTACTGACTGGTTTTATGTCAAGTACTTCGTCAACAGCAAAAACGAGATTCTCCGCCGCATCGACGCAGGCGACATCACCATGGCCTTATGGATTCAGTGGGATTTCGCCACCCGGATGCGCCAGGGCAAATCGGGCAAGATCCAGGTGATTGTCGACGCCACCGATTCCAACGCCGCGCTTATCGTCAACCGTTATGCCGGTACGGTCATCGCCACTTACAACCAGGAACAACTGGAGCAGCGCTTTAACAGCAGAGGCCATGATTGGGTCGGCCGTTTCAGCCTCCCCCTGGAGGTGGAGCCTCGGGCCTGGTTCAACGAAAACCTCATCAGCCGGTTCTCCATGGTGCCCGGAGTCATCGCCATGGTGGTGCTCTTGATCAGCCTGATGCTCACGGCCCTGTCCGTGGTCCGGGAAAAAGAGATCGGCACCCTGGAGCAAATCCTGGTGACCCCCATCCGGCCCATCGAGTTGATGCTTGGCAAGACCATTCCCTTTGTCATCATCTCCATGCTGGAAGTGGTCATGGTTACTATAGTCGGGGTTTTGTGGTTCGAGGTGCCCTTCCGGGGCAGCATCATAGTGTTGCTCCTGGGCACCCTGGCCTTTCTTTTCAATTCCGTTGGGGTGGGATTGCTCATTTCCACCATTTCCTCCACCCAGCAGCAGGCCATGATGGCCGGCAACCTCTATTTAACCCCGGCCATTCTCTTGTCGGGGCTGGTCTTTCCCATCGCCAACATGCCGGTGTTTTTCCAATTACTGACGAAACTTAACCCCTTAATGTACTTCATCGTCGTGACCCAAGGGGTCTTCCTCAAGGGCGCCGGTCTGGCCCTGCTGTGGCCCGAAATGCTCTCCATGACCGTTTTAGGCCTGGGCATGCTGGCCCTGGCCGTAGCCCGCTTCAAGGTCCATCTGGCGTAAAAGTTTGGGAAAATCCACTTTCATTATTCTGGATAAAAAGGAAAATAGTTATTATACTAACTGAAAATGGGTCTATATCTGCTTAGGAGCCGGGGCTCTAGATATCTCAGGCTCGAACCATTATAAATGAGTTATTTTTGACACCCTTGAAATCTCGACTGAACCCCAATAATTTCCCCTGGCTGGTTGGCTCCACGGGTTTGGCCCGAGCCGCCCTGGCTGTCCTTATGATTGCCTGTCTGCAGTTCACCTCCTGCTCCAGCGAAAAAAAGAAGCCCGCACCCCCGCCGGTGCCGGTCCTGGTGGCTACCGTGACCGAAAGGACGGTGCCCGTGGAATTAAAGGCCATCGCCAACGTCGAGGCCTACTCCACCGTATCCATCAAGTCCCGGCTGGCAGGTCAGTTGGTCCAGGTCAATTTCAAGGAAGGCCAGGACGTCAAAGCGGGGGAGCTCCTTTTCGTTATAGATCCCCGCCCTTATGAGGCGGCTTTAAAGCAGGTCCAAGCCAACCTGGAAAGAGATAAGGCCCTGGCTAACAAGGCCAAGGCCGATGCGGTGCGTTACGCCGAGTTGATCCGCAAGCACTTCGTCAGCCAGCAGGAGTACGACCAGGCTAAGGCCACCGCCGAATCCCTGGGCGCCACGGTTAATGCCGACCAGGTGGCCGTGCAAAATGCCCAGCTCAATCTCAGTTATTGTTATATCAAGGCCCCCATCAGCGGCCGCACCGGCGCCCTGATCGCCCAACAGGGAAACATGATCAAAGAAAACGCCGATACCGCCATGGTGATCATCAACCAGATCCAGCCCATCTATGTATCGTTTGCTCTCCCCGAGCAGAGCCTGGCGGAAATCCGGAAATACATGGCGGCAGGGAAAGTTCCGGTGGAGGCCATCATTGCCAAACAGGAGGACAACCCCGAGGTGGGCGTCCTCACTTTTATCGACAACACCGTGGATAAAGCGACGGGAACCATCTTGTGCAAGGCCACTTTTGCCAACGAGCCCAAACGGCTGTGGCCGGGCCTGTTCGTTAACGTGGTGGTGAAGCTCGCCACGCAGCCCCATACCGTTCTGGTTCCCTCCCAGGCTATTCAAACCAGCCAGGAAGGTCAGATCGTCTTTGTGGTGAAACCCGACCTTAGCGTTGAAGTGCGTCCCGTGGAAGTGGACCGTAATATCGATGGCGAAATCATCATTAAGAAAGGGCTCAAACCTGGGGAACAGGTCGTGACCGACGGCCAACTGCGCCTTTCGCCCGGAGCCAAGGTCCAGATCAAGAGCGGGCTCTAAAGGTCCTTGGGCGGCCCTATGCACTTCACCGAACTCTTTATCCGCCGGCCGATCATGACCACCCTGGTCATGCTGTCCATCCTGATCTTCGGAGCCATGAGTTATCGCTACCTCCCGGTAAGCGATCTGCCCAACGTCGATTTTCCCACCGTCATGGTGAGTGCCACCCTGCCTGGGGCCTCACCCGAGACCATGGCTGCTGCGGTGGCCACCCCCCTGGAACGCCAGTTCTCCACCATCGCGGGCCTGGATTCCATGAGTTCCACCAACGCCCTGGGCTTGAGCCAGATCACCCTGCAATTCGCTTTGAGCCGGAGCATCGATGCCGCCGCCCAGGACGTCCAAGCGGCCATTGCCAAAGCCGGGGCCCAACTGCCGCCGGAAATGCTCACCCCCCCAACTTATCAGAAAGTTAACCCGGCAGACCAGCCGGTGCTCTACCTGGCTTTAACTTCCGACACCCTGCCGCTTTCCACCGTAGACGAATATGGTCAAACCCTCATGGCCCAGCGCATCTCCATGGTGAATGGGGTGGCTCAGGTCCAGGTTTTCGGTACCCAAAAGTATGCGGTGCGCATCCAACTGGACCCCAAAGCCCTGGCCAGCCGGGGGCTTGGCATCAACGAGGTGGGGGACGCAGTCAAGAGCCAAAACGTCAACCTGCCCACGGGGACTCTGTATGGCGCCCACAAGGCCGTTACGGTCCAGGCCACCGGCCAGCTTACCAACGCCGAGGCTTACCGGCCGCTCATCGTGGCCTACAGAGGCGGCCAACCCGTGCGCCTGTCTGAACTGGGCCGGGTGATCAACAGCGTCGAAAATGACAAGATCGCCTCCTGGTACAGGAACACCCGGGGC
This genomic window from Desulfobaccales bacterium contains:
- a CDS encoding efflux RND transporter periplasmic adaptor subunit, encoding MKLTRRFIPIILAAVAVVGVLVYWLVWWESRPPKNILPLEGHMEATETDLAFKVAGIIQYIFFQEGEWVSMSQVVAGLEAKDLKDEVDRARATLAASKANLTKFETGYRPQEIKEAEAQVGKTKADLVNKKLDYQRYESLYQRKVVPALTRDKFEADYLMAKESHKSAQEQFNMLKEGFRVEDIDQARGQFKEVQAGLELALTRLGYGTIASPVNGVVLVRPMEPGMTAAVGAPVLTLGDMDNIYFQGYIPETDLAKVKFGMQAYVTTDSYPGKKYPAWVSFISAKAEFTPKTVETHKERVTLVYRCKIRAQNLNYDLKPGMPAEAVILLDSQPDQQPKP
- a CDS encoding ABC transporter permease produces the protein MFRRIRHIIIKEFIQVLRDKKLRFFLIVPPLVQLLTYGYVVNFDIKKVAVAVFDESRTMESRQLIDRFTSTDWFYVKYFVNSKNEILRRIDAGDITMALWIQWDFATRMRQGKSGKIQVIVDATDSNAALIVNRYAGTVIATYNQEQLEQRFNSRGHDWVGRFSLPLEVEPRAWFNENLISRFSMVPGVIAMVVLLISLMLTALSVVREKEIGTLEQILVTPIRPIELMLGKTIPFVIISMLEVVMVTIVGVLWFEVPFRGSIIVLLLGTLAFLFNSVGVGLLISTISSTQQQAMMAGNLYLTPAILLSGLVFPIANMPVFFQLLTKLNPLMYFIVVTQGVFLKGAGLALLWPEMLSMTVLGLGMLALAVARFKVHLA
- a CDS encoding efflux RND transporter periplasmic adaptor subunit — encoded protein: MKSRLNPNNFPWLVGSTGLARAALAVLMIACLQFTSCSSEKKKPAPPPVPVLVATVTERTVPVELKAIANVEAYSTVSIKSRLAGQLVQVNFKEGQDVKAGELLFVIDPRPYEAALKQVQANLERDKALANKAKADAVRYAELIRKHFVSQQEYDQAKATAESLGATVNADQVAVQNAQLNLSYCYIKAPISGRTGALIAQQGNMIKENADTAMVIINQIQPIYVSFALPEQSLAEIRKYMAAGKVPVEAIIAKQEDNPEVGVLTFIDNTVDKATGTILCKATFANEPKRLWPGLFVNVVVKLATQPHTVLVPSQAIQTSQEGQIVFVVKPDLSVEVRPVEVDRNIDGEIIIKKGLKPGEQVVTDGQLRLSPGAKVQIKSGL
- a CDS encoding MarC family protein; translated protein: MENPLTLFIGTFTTMLAVVNPLESLPIYLKLLSGQDEQAHLRVARLSCLYATLLIFFFLVFGTVMLQIFSVSLSMVRIVGGIILMRIGFSLFLPSPSGGVLHTGGSGANGQELDIAFVPLAMPLMFGPGVLATVLGMCSLVRHPITEFTSLLAISFACLAAMFVIYLTLAYARYLMRRLGAKGIDAATRIVGFFVSAMGMGLVFHGIIEALQNYHVIPVG
- a CDS encoding ABC transporter permease — encoded protein: MDLKRTWAISRKELIHIRRDPISLLQVILLPIVLLLLYGYALTFDIKNVTVAVYDQEKSQFSEDFINQFRGADYFRLVKFTQDYDELKRMIMDHRVQVGILLPFDFSRQFQTGQTASCQALVDGTDSNTANIILGYIQAVTSAYNQKLLAQRIMAKGPGRGEMPVDSQTRFWFNEDLESRNYIVPGLIAVIMTVVGALLTALTVVRELERGSMEGLMATPLKRTELLLGKLGPYFLIGMFDMAMVMGMGQFLFQVPLRGSPLLMIGMSALFLIATLGQGLLISVTSENQLQAFQSAMLTTFLPAFLLSGFVFSIYLMPVPFQIVSYIVPARYLVTISKGIYLKGLGMEYLWPSALMLAGAATFFVVLSIKKFVKKIR
- a CDS encoding ABC transporter ATP-binding protein, whose protein sequence is MTANQTSSLSPDPAIRIQGLTKRFGTLTAVDHLDLEVASGEAFALVGPDAAGKTTTMRMLVGIMDPDDGQAQVLGFDTVKDSEALKEQIGYMPQRFGLYDDLTVTENLVFYADIYRVSRKERDQRMPQLLGFSNLTPFQDRLASNLSGGMRQKLGLACALIHTPRLLFLDEPTFGVDPISRREFWEILYRLLGTGLTIFLSTAYMDEAERAHRVGLMHNGRLLMVDSPKTIKSSFQGQLLQARASNLWTARKVLGDHPLARQTLAMGDRLMITVDDAAAAAGPLQKVLEEAGLTDISMERAAPNLEDLFVQVVRRDEKTEGEKGKRRKGEKGRD
- a CDS encoding ABC transporter ATP-binding protein; its protein translation is MPDQEKAIVVKNLSRHFGTFKAVDNVSFEVNRGEIFGFLGPNGAGKSTTIRMLNGLLLPTSGEGRVGGFDIIRENAHIKENIGYMSQRFSLYDDLTAQENLTFFGGVYGLDPDRLEARITEVLNLVGLEDRRHTLTRILPLGLKQRLALASAIIHEPSILFLDEATSGVDPISRRNFWDLIYAMAQEGRTILVTTHYMEEAEFCDRLVLIYQGRIIAQGTPGELKGKVTETILAISPDNLDNALALIKKLPQVSEVAVFGDGLHIATPRPDETEPAIAQTLTANHIAFGRIERVPPSLEDAFISLVQQAEG